A single region of the Neodiprion pinetum isolate iyNeoPine1 chromosome 5, iyNeoPine1.2, whole genome shotgun sequence genome encodes:
- the LOC124219789 gene encoding cytochrome P450 4c3 isoform X2: MCAEACTQRCSCIAAALRYAKHFFRKLLSWSEKYGDIFLVWVGMRPFIWLYRVESVQPILSSTVHIDKSIEYRYLSDWLGTGLVTSDGEKWHARRKLLTSSFHNGVIEKYLGSSIREANVLVSRLRAEIGKPEFDVVPYAKLAALDVICDTAMGYHMNAQTNCGNEYVLAVDKMTSIVQKRFITFWAHPDILFNRTSWATEQQAALEVIHNFTNKVIAERKAEWKLKHDGNFNETPRKRQALLDHLLEVSQCGNTLLTDEDIREEVNTFMFAGHDTVATSVSWILYALGRHPKYQKKILQEYRSVIGCNEITMDGLKKLEFLDACMKESWRLYPAVPLIARQIYSPIKIMKTEVPTGSTVLVNTYILHRDPRHFPRPEVFYPERFLSQNAKPQPFTFVPFSAGSRNCIGWKFAQMEVKVFILSVLKAFEVRAVEDEEQLRLVSELVLVNKNGVRLTIMPRNYDGICQ, from the exons aCTTCTTTCGCAAGCTGTTGTCATGGAGCGAAAAATATGGAGATATTTTTCTGGTTTGGGTCGGCATGCGGCCGTTCATATGGCTTTATCGGGTAGAATCCGTTCAGCCCATACTAAGCAGCACTGTACACATCGATAAAAGCATCGAGTATCGGTACCTCAGCGATTGGCTGGGCACTGGCCTCGTCACCAGTGACG GTGAAAAATGGCATGCCCGAAGGAAACTTTTGACCTCGAGCTTCCACAATGGTGTGATAGAGAAGTATCTTGGCAGTTCAATCCGAGAAGCCAACGTCCTCGTCTCCCGACTCAGAGCCGAGATTGGAAAACCAGAATTCGACGTTGTTCCCTACGCTAAACTTGCTGCCCTCGATGTGATATGCG ACACTGCCATGGGATATCACATGAACGCTCAAACGAACTGTGGAAACGAATATGTACTGGCAGTTGACAA GATGACATCGATCGTTCAGAAAAGGTTCATCACGTTCTGGGCCCATCCTGATATTCTATTCAACAGAACTTCGTGGGCAACCGAACAGCAGGCTGCATTGGAAGTGATTCACAATTTCACCAACAAG GTGATAGCTGAAAGAAAGGCGGAGTGGAAATTGAAGCACGATGGTAACTTCAACGAGACGCCAAGGAAAAGACAAGCCCTGCTCGATCATCTCCTCGAAGTATCACAGTGTGGAAATACCCTTCTGACCGACGAAGACATCCGCGAAGAGGTGAACACATTCATGTTTGCTGGACACGACACTGTTGCCACCAGCGTATCCTGGATCCTTTACGCCCTCGGAAGACATCCGAAGTATCAG aaaaaaatactACAAGAATATCGAAGCGTTATTGGATGCAACGAAATCACCATGGACGGTCTGAAAAAACTCGAGTTTCTCGATGCTTGCATGAAAGAATCCTGGAGACTCTATCCAGCTGTGCCTCTCATAGCGAGACAGATATACAGCCCCATCAAAATAA TGAAAACGGAAGTCCCAACAGGTTCTACGGTTCTAGTTAACACGTACATCCTTCATCGAGATCCACGTCATTTTCCACGACCAGAAGTATTCTATCCAGAGCGTTTCTTATCTCAAAATGCTAAGCCGCAGCCGTTTACGTTCGTCCCGTTCAGTGCCGGTTCACGGAATTGTATAGGATGGAAATTTGCGCAGATGGAAGTGAAGGTTTTCATTTTGTCGGTCCTCAAGGCGTTCGAAGTACGGGCCGTAGAGGATGAGGAACAGCTTCGACTTGTTTCCGAGCTCGTACTTGTGAACAAAAACGGAGTTCGTCTGACTATTATGCCAAGGAATTACGACGGGATATGCCAATGA
- the LOC124219789 gene encoding cytochrome P450 4c3 isoform X3, translated as MRPFIWLYRVESVQPILSSTVHIDKSIEYRYLSDWLGTGLVTSDGEKWHARRKLLTSSFHNGVIEKYLGSSIREANVLVSRLRAEIGKPEFDVVPYAKLAALDVICDTAMGYHMNAQTNCGNEYVLAVDKMTSIVQKRFITFWAHPDILFNRTSWATEQQAALEVIHNFTNKVIAERKAEWKLKHDGNFNETPRKRQALLDHLLEVSQCGNTLLTDEDIREEVNTFMFAGHDTVATSVSWILYALGRHPKYQKKILQEYRSVIGCNEITMDGLKKLEFLDACMKESWRLYPAVPLIARQIYSPIKIMKTEVPTGSTVLVNTYILHRDPRHFPRPEVFYPERFLSQNAKPQPFTFVPFSAGSRNCIGWKFAQMEVKVFILSVLKAFEVRAVEDEEQLRLVSELVLVNKNGVRLTIMPRNYDGICQ; from the exons ATGCGGCCGTTCATATGGCTTTATCGGGTAGAATCCGTTCAGCCCATACTAAGCAGCACTGTACACATCGATAAAAGCATCGAGTATCGGTACCTCAGCGATTGGCTGGGCACTGGCCTCGTCACCAGTGACG GTGAAAAATGGCATGCCCGAAGGAAACTTTTGACCTCGAGCTTCCACAATGGTGTGATAGAGAAGTATCTTGGCAGTTCAATCCGAGAAGCCAACGTCCTCGTCTCCCGACTCAGAGCCGAGATTGGAAAACCAGAATTCGACGTTGTTCCCTACGCTAAACTTGCTGCCCTCGATGTGATATGCG ACACTGCCATGGGATATCACATGAACGCTCAAACGAACTGTGGAAACGAATATGTACTGGCAGTTGACAA GATGACATCGATCGTTCAGAAAAGGTTCATCACGTTCTGGGCCCATCCTGATATTCTATTCAACAGAACTTCGTGGGCAACCGAACAGCAGGCTGCATTGGAAGTGATTCACAATTTCACCAACAAG GTGATAGCTGAAAGAAAGGCGGAGTGGAAATTGAAGCACGATGGTAACTTCAACGAGACGCCAAGGAAAAGACAAGCCCTGCTCGATCATCTCCTCGAAGTATCACAGTGTGGAAATACCCTTCTGACCGACGAAGACATCCGCGAAGAGGTGAACACATTCATGTTTGCTGGACACGACACTGTTGCCACCAGCGTATCCTGGATCCTTTACGCCCTCGGAAGACATCCGAAGTATCAG aaaaaaatactACAAGAATATCGAAGCGTTATTGGATGCAACGAAATCACCATGGACGGTCTGAAAAAACTCGAGTTTCTCGATGCTTGCATGAAAGAATCCTGGAGACTCTATCCAGCTGTGCCTCTCATAGCGAGACAGATATACAGCCCCATCAAAATAA TGAAAACGGAAGTCCCAACAGGTTCTACGGTTCTAGTTAACACGTACATCCTTCATCGAGATCCACGTCATTTTCCACGACCAGAAGTATTCTATCCAGAGCGTTTCTTATCTCAAAATGCTAAGCCGCAGCCGTTTACGTTCGTCCCGTTCAGTGCCGGTTCACGGAATTGTATAGGATGGAAATTTGCGCAGATGGAAGTGAAGGTTTTCATTTTGTCGGTCCTCAAGGCGTTCGAAGTACGGGCCGTAGAGGATGAGGAACAGCTTCGACTTGTTTCCGAGCTCGTACTTGTGAACAAAAACGGAGTTCGTCTGACTATTATGCCAAGGAATTACGACGGGATATGCCAATGA
- the Ppcdc gene encoding phosphopantothenoylcysteine decarboxylase: protein MSCTTRKKILIGCTGSVATIKLPTLAEKFWEQNLEVRVVVTERAKHFFKESDLPPGTQILSDTVEWAAWQDRGDPILHIDLVKWADLYLIAPLDANSLGKLASGMCDNILTCVARAWDPAKPLLFCPAMNTKMWEHPVTGPQISMLKSWGYKEVPCISKTLMCGDNGLGAMAEVDTIVQTTLRALNPWHPYPPSDHLYP, encoded by the exons ATGTCTTGTACGACGAGAAAAAAGATCCTCATAGGCTGCACGGGTAGTGTGGCTACAATCAAGCTTCCTACTCTAGCGGAAAAATTCTGGGAACAAAACTTGGAAGTTAGAGTTGTCGTGACGGAGAGAGCGAAGCACTTCTTCAAAGAGTCCGACCTGCCACCTGGTACCCAAATATTGTCGGATACGGTGGAATGGGCTGCCTGGCAAGATAGAGGCGACCCTATACTTCACATCGATCTTGTCAAGTGGGCAGATTTGTACCTGATTGCTCCTCTGGATGCAAACTCCCTGGGGAAACTGGCCAGCGGTATGTGCGATAACATACTTACCTGTGTCGCCAGAGCTTGGGACCCTGCTAAACCGCTTCTGTTCTGTCCTGCCATGAATACAAAGATGTGGGAGCATCCTGTCACTGGTCCTCAG ATATCCATGCTGAAATCGTGGGGTTACAAGGAGGTTCCATGCATTTCCAAGACTTTGATGTGCGGGGATAATGGGCTCGGTGCAATGGCCGAAGTTGATACGATAGTTCAGACGACTCTCAGAGCTCTAAATCCCTGGCACCCTTACCCTCCGTCGGATCATCTATATCCGTAA
- the LOC124218977 gene encoding cytochrome c oxidase assembly protein COX19 — MSSFTFGQKIFTPTPPEKGSFPLDHEGKCKRVMVDYMRCLRDNKGNNTICRDVARDYLGCRMDNNLMAKEEWSKLGFGDENKKET, encoded by the coding sequence ATGTCGTCGTTTACATTCggtcaaaaaatattcaccccAACGCCGCCCGAGAAGGGTAGCTTTCCATTGGATCACGAAGGCAAATGCAAGCGGGTTATGGTTGACTACATGCGTTGCCTCAGAGACAACAAGGGTAACAACACAATCTGCAGAGACGTCGCTAGAGATTACCTTGGCTGTAGAATGGACAACAATCTTATGGCTAAAGAGGAATGGTCAAAGCTGGGTTTCGGTGacgaaaacaaaaaggaaACATAA